A part of Halictus rubicundus isolate RS-2024b chromosome 4, iyHalRubi1_principal, whole genome shotgun sequence genomic DNA contains:
- the Gc gene encoding gamma-glutamyl carboxylase encodes MWRKSRKLNSPEACGPEIRECRKHDRHSFGWRCSFEKKFEKLCGFRLDDVSSFEKLTNLLYRPTDAACLGVVRALFGFCMVFDVVEERGLADVDVKWGDPMECHFPLIHGMKPPSLPWVIVIYTIMWIGAFGIMLGTHFKLACACFVMPYWYIFLLNKSYWNNHTYLYGIVATLLWGTEANKFFALDARRTTLKRNKDTVPLWNYFVLRFQFFALYFIAGLKKSSTEWLSGYAMTNLSTHWVFAPFKLFLTTEQTDFFIVHWFGFVFDLTVGFWILFEKTRMPAMVLCTTFHLMNSRLFSIGMFPYVCLATMPLFCNADWPRKCISYFKHDCTSILAENRAIEHESIEDTLKPQTNFSARGKVDFETDNKLKNAIKEQDDRSLERKHEDRNIRTVCKRTKEGATKRQKFVVSLLLFHVALQFFLPYSHFITKGYNNWVPGMYGYSWDMMVHAWDTILVVIKIHDNVSNEDRYLDPKAWVQSDRWEKHGDMARQYAFCIRDNLIEQERRVGQSDHHYKMPAKWSRLSSNLSIYIDVWCSLNGRFQQRMFDPNVDFLTVDWHPFKPISYLMPLLSQYNSYRYKLEEIQQHVYTWSNDTDVLFVADFPGMYLDNYIAGNFTNVSLTVLEGEVTYSDEELTEGVTLSKESSIPIKTSQFHRVKTTSAFPACYMYTYNNRNKQSETDGSTDPQKERFSISREINYKIEAWLRSLNHILDSFFYLVYNVPMVRRVHINK; translated from the exons ATGTGGAGGAAAAGTAGGAAACTAAACAGCCCCGAGGCTTGCGGGCCTGAAATTAGGGAGTGTCGCAAACATGATCGACATAGTTTTGGGTGGCGATGTTCCTTCGAAAAGAAATTCGAGAAACTTTGTGGGTTTCGATTGGACGATGTCTCCAGTTTCGAAAAACTCACGAATCTTTTGTACCGACCGACCGATGCTGCCTGTCTGGGAGTCGTTCGAGCACTTTTCG GATTCTGCATGGTGTTCGACGTCGTGGAGGAAAGAGGCCTGGCAGACGTGGACGTAAAGTGGGGAGACCCCATGGAGTGTCATTTCCCATTGATCCACGGGATGAAGCCTCCGTCGCTGCCGTGGGTCATAGTAATTTACACGATCATGTGGATCGGCGCTTTCGGGATAATGCTGGGCACGCATTTTAAACTCGCCTGCGCCTGTTTCGTGATGCCTTACTGGTACATCTTCCTGCTGAACAAAAGCTACTGGAACAACCACACGTACCTCTACGGAATCGTTGCGACTCTCCTCTGGGGTACGGAGGCTAATAAGTTCTT CGCGCTGGACGCGAGAAGAACGACCTTGAAACGAAACAAGGACACGGTACCATTGTGGAACTACTTCGTCTTGAGATTTCAATTTTTCGCGCTATACTTCATAGCTGGATTGAAGAAGTCTAGCACAGAATGGTTATCGGGGTACGCCATGACGAATTTATCGACGCACTGGGTCTTCGCTCCGTTCAA GCTGTTCTTGACCACCGAGCAAACGGATTTTTTCATAGTTCACTGGTTTGGTTTCGTTTTCGATCTGACGGTCGGTTTTTGGATATTGTTCGAAAAAACACGCATGCCCGCCATGGTTCTCTGCACGACATTCCATCTGATGAATTCCCGACTGTTCAGCATAG GAATGTTTCCGTACGTTTGTCTCGCAACGATGCCCCTCTTCTGCAACGCAGACTGGCCCCGAAAGTGCATCTCGTATTTCAAGCACGACTGCACGTCGATTTTAGCAGAAAATCGAGCCATCGAACACGAATCGATCGAAGATACCCTGAAGCCGCAAACAAACTTCAGTGCTCGTGGCAAAGTCGACTTTGAAACAGATAATAAACTGAAGAACGCAATTAAAGAGCAAGACGATAGGTCACTGGAACGAAAACACGAGGACAGAAATATCAGAACAGTTTGCAAACGCACGAAAGAAGGTGCGACGAAGAGGCAAAAATTTGTTGTATCTCTCTTACTCTTTCACGTGGCTTTACAATTTTTCCTTCCGTACTCTCATTTCATCACTAAG GGTTACAATAATTGGGTACCAGGCATGTACGGATATTCCTGGGACATGATGGTTCATGCTTGGGACACTATACTAGTCGTGATTAAAATCCACGATAATGTGAGCAACGAAGATCGTTATCTGGATCCAAAGGCGTGGGTGCAGTCCGATCGATGGGAGAAACACGGTGACATGGCTAGACAGTACGCCTTCTGCATTAGG GACAATTTGATAGAGCAAGAGAGACGTGTTGGACAAAGTGATCATCATTACAAAATGCCTGCAAAGTGGTCACGCCTGTCCTCGAATTTGAGCATCTACATAGACGTATGGTGTTCCCTAAACGGAAGATTCCAGCAAAGAATGTTCGATCCAAACGTTGACTTTCTGACTGTCGATTGGCATCCTTTCAAGCCTATTTCCTATCTGATGCCACTTCTGTCACAATACAATTCCTACAG GTACAAATTGGAAGAAATTCAGCAACACGTTTATACGTGGTCCAACGACACGGACGTGCTGTTTGTTGCTGATTTCCCAGGGATGTATCTGGACAATTACATCGCCGGAAATTTCACCAACGTCAGTTTGACGGTGCTCGAGGGCGAAGTGACGTATAGTGACGAAGAGTTGACAGAAGGCGTGACTCTATCGAAAGAATCGTCCATCCCTATTAAAACGAGCCAGTTTCACAGAGTGAAGACGACAAGCGCTTTTCCTGCCTGCTACATGTACACGTACAACAACCGCAATAAACAATCGGAAACAGACGG GTCCACGGATCCGCAAAAGGAAAGATTTTCAATATCGAGGGAAATCAATTACAAGATCGAGGCCTGGCTGCGATCCCTGAATCACATACTAGACTCATTTTTCTATTTAGTGTACAACGTGCCCATGGTGCGAAGAGTGCACAtcaacaaataa